CCTACTACCGTGCAGCTTTCAGGTGTAGAATTCGTTGATCCTCAATTGGGATTCATCGGAGGAATAGATGGAGAACTATATCGTACGAGCGATGGAGCTCAGACTTGGACCGCCTTGAATTCTGGAATCACTGCCAACATCTTCGCCATTGCTTTCATCGATGAGATGGTAGGATTTGCCTGTGCAGGAGATGGAAGTGACTCGTTCATCATCAAGACCACGGATGGTGGAGATACATGGTCATCTCAGCAATTCCCTGGCCCTTCTTATCTGCTCGATATCGTTTTCACTTCACCAGATGTCGGCTTCTGTGTCGGGTATGGTGGCACCATCCTTAGGACCTTTGACCAAGGACAGACTTGGACAGAGGTATCTACTGGTACATTTCAAAATGTACGCAGCATCCATTTCGTCACTGACATGATCGCTTATGCGGCATTGGAGTACGATGGTGTGCTCAAGACCACCGATGGAGGTTCATCGTGGACTCTTTATGATGATGGAGTCAGTGAGATCCTATTGGACGTATTCTTTATCGATGCACTGAAAGGGTTCTGTGTCGGAGGTCATGGACAGATGATCAGGACCGATGATGGAGGAGAGACTTGGAGCCCAGTAGAAAGTGGTTCGACTGAATTCTTTCAAGCAATTCATTTCACCGATGAGAATACAGGGTATGCAGTGGGAGGCGCTGGTGTTATCAGTAAGACTGAAGATGGTGGACTAACCTGGTCGATCGAATTTGCAGGAACATTCACCAATCAATACGGGTGGTATGACATTAGCTATGCAGGGGACACTGGATATCTGGTAGGCTTTTTAGGAAATATTGCGGTGAACGGAATGTCCACAGGGGTGGATGATTTAAGTATTTCTCTACCATTCGATTTCTATCCGAATCCGAATCAAGGGCAGCTGTTCTTGAAGAATCCTCCATGTCATCAGCCAGAAATACGCATCTATGATGAGCTAGGTCGACTTGTACTC
This genomic window from Flavobacteriales bacterium contains:
- a CDS encoding T9SS type A sorting domain-containing protein, which produces MIKNVFLSVFTVVLSICQFQAQWSSVPSPTTVQLSGVEFVDPQLGFIGGIDGELYRTSDGAQTWTALNSGITANIFAIAFIDEMVGFACAGDGSDSFIIKTTDGGDTWSSQQFPGPSYLLDIVFTSPDVGFCVGYGGTILRTFDQGQTWTEVSTGTFQNVRSIHFVTDMIAYAALEYDGVLKTTDGGSSWTLYDDGVSEILLDVFFIDALKGFCVGGHGQMIRTDDGGETWSPVESGSTEFFQAIHFTDENTGYAVGGAGVISKTEDGGLTWSIEFAGTFTNQYGWYDISYAGDTGYLVGFLGNIAVNGMSTGVDDLSISLPFDFYPNPNQGQLFLKNPPCHQPEIRIYDELGRLVLNEPTSMQESMVINIPPGNYIAECRCADRFLRRRLVVQ